One stretch of Astatotilapia calliptera chromosome 3, fAstCal1.2, whole genome shotgun sequence DNA includes these proteins:
- the LOC113019141 gene encoding complement C1q-like protein 3: protein MNLSSSFLILLFCGLVVAQDTIETNAMTEKLNSLEVKMLNIGSRLENYESRIFQLEQKERNTVIFSVGIGGNSPFGPFNTDVTMIYDHTFVNIGNAYSPVTGVFTAPVSGVYFFTIFSLSGGEHAIRLLFYKNNEVILHIHDHRSDDTADNGGNAAFLQLQQGDTVYVRLKEGTHVYKSRTGTTFSGFLVKQNS from the exons ATGAATCTCAGCAGttcatttttgattttgttgttttgtggccTGGTTGTGGCCCAGGATACTATCGAAACCAATGCCATGacagaaaaattaaattctTTGGAAGTCAAGATGTTGAACATTGGAAGCAGGCTGGAAAACTACGAAAGTCGCATCTTTCAGCTGGAACAAAAAG agaGAAACACGGTCATATTCAGTGTTGGAATTGGAGGGAATTCACCATTTGGGCCCTTTAACACAGACGTAACTATGATCTACGATCACACATTTGTAAATATTGGAAATGCCTACAGCCCAGTTACAG gtgTCTTTACAGCACCTGTTTCAGGTGTGTACTTCTTTaccattttctctctttctggaGGTGAACATGCTATAAGGCTGCTGTTCTACAAGAACAATGAGGTGATCTTACACATCCATGATCACCGGTCAGATGACACAGCTGATAATGGAGGAAATGCGGCgttcctgcagctgcagcagggtGATACAGTGTATGTGCGTTTAAAGGAGGGTACACATGTCTATAAATCCAGAACAGGAACAACTTTCAGTGGATTTTTGGTCAAgcaaaacagttaa